The following proteins are co-located in the Mus pahari chromosome 14, PAHARI_EIJ_v1.1, whole genome shotgun sequence genome:
- the Rack1 gene encoding receptor of activated protein C kinase 1 yields the protein MTEQMTLRGTLKGHNGWVTQIATTPQFPDMILSASRDKTIIMWKLTRDETNYGIPQRALRGHSHFVSDVVISSDGQFALSGSWDGTLRLWDLTTGTTTRRFVGHTKDVLSVAFSSDNRQIVSGSRDKTIKLWNTLGVCKYTVQDESHSEWVSCVRFSPNSSNPIIVSCGWDKLVKVWNLANCKLKTNHIGHTGYLNTVTVSPDGSLCASGGKDGQAMLWDLNEGKHLYTLDGGDIINALCFSPNRYWLCAATGPSIKIWDLEGKIIVDELKQEVISTSSKAEPPQCTSLAWSADGQTLFAGYTDNLVRVWQVTIGTR from the exons ATGACCGAGCAGATGACCCTTCGTGGGACCCTTAAGGGCCATAATGGATGGGTAACACAGATCGCCACCACACCGCAGTTCCCGGACATGATCCTGTCTGCGTCTCGAG ACAAGACCATCATCATGTGGAAGCTGACCAGAGATGAGACCAACTATGGCATACCACAGCGTGCTCTGCGAGGTCACTCCCACTTCGTTAGTGATGTTGTTATCTCCTCTGATGGTCAGTTTGCCCTCTCAGGCTCCTGGGATGGAACACTGCGCCTCTGGGATCTCACAAC GGGCACTACCACAAGGCGATTTGTCGGCCATACCAAGGATGTGCTGAGCGTGGCCTTCTCCTCCGACAACCGTCAGATTGTCTCTGGGTCCCGAGACAAGACCATAAAGTTATGGAACACTCTGGGTGTCTGCAAGTACACTGTCCAG GATGAGAGTCATTCAGAATGGGTGTCTTGTGTCCGCTTCTCCCCGAACAGCAGCAACCCTATCATTGTCTCCTGCGGATGGGACAAGCTGGTCAAG GTGTGGAATCTGGCTAACTGCAAGCTAAAGACCAACCACATTGGCCACACTGGCTATCTGAACACAGTGACTGTCTCTCCAGATGGATCCCTCTGTGCTTCTGGAGGCAAG GATGGCCAGGCTATGCTGTGGGATCTCAATgaaggcaagcacctttacactTTAGACGGTGGGGACATCATCAATGCCTTGTGCTTCAGCCCCAACCGCTACTGGCTCTGTGCTGCCACTGGCCCCAGTATCAAGATCTGG GACTTGGAGGGCAAGATCATTGTAGATGAATTGAAGCAAGAAGTTATCAGCACCAGCAGTAAGGCAGAGCCACCCCAGTGTACCTCTTTGGCATGGTCTGCTGATGGCCAG ACTCTGTTTGCTGGCTATACAGACAACTTGGTGCGAGTATGGCAGGTGACTATTGGTACCCGTTAA